A DNA window from Mucilaginibacter xinganensis contains the following coding sequences:
- a CDS encoding cupin domain-containing protein, whose protein sequence is MENSKAAPVAIGASEGQSLSVAGGNYRILVSGKETGGAFATIDMLIPPGGGPGPHAHPDFQESFYVVDGEVEVKSEAGTYIAQKGAFISIPKGGIVHCFKNKTDSLAHLLCMVVPSGLEEMFLAIGKPVETGTFLPPPVMDAEALQKVQALAAKYGQTLYPPDFLG, encoded by the coding sequence ATGGAAAATTCAAAAGCGGCACCTGTTGCAATTGGGGCGAGCGAGGGGCAGAGCCTGTCGGTTGCCGGTGGTAATTACCGCATATTGGTATCGGGTAAAGAAACCGGTGGCGCATTTGCTACTATTGATATGCTGATTCCGCCGGGAGGTGGTCCGGGGCCACATGCACATCCTGATTTCCAGGAATCGTTTTACGTGGTTGATGGCGAGGTTGAAGTTAAAAGTGAAGCCGGTACGTACATAGCCCAAAAGGGCGCTTTTATCAGCATCCCCAAAGGCGGCATAGTACATTGCTTTAAAAACAAAACAGACAGTCTTGCGCATTTGCTTTGCATGGTTGTACCATCAGGCCTGGAAGAAATGTTTTTAGCAATTGGCAAGCCCGTGGAAACCGGCACCTTCCTGCCGCCACCGGTGATGGATGCCGAAGCCCTGCAGAAGGTACAGGCGCTAGCGGCAAAGTACGGACAAACGCTTTATCCGCCAGACTTTTTGGGTTAA
- a CDS encoding penicillin acylase family protein, whose translation MKFVKAFLSIIITALLIVVLEIKIGPVPAIGVFLNPSTGFWQNAESKNILPAEKLKLTGLLDEVIIRYDENRIPHIFAKNDHDLYYAQGFVTARDRLWQMDIQTRSAAGRLAEVVGPKALDIDRYHRRMGMVYGAENGLKGIMANPQTRTMVTAYTDGVNNYIHSLSPKSYPLEFKLLNYAPEEWKPINCIFLLKLMSETLAGGSDQFAMTNNLRRFGPQAVNDLFPDYPFHESPIIPVGTKWNFKPLPIPKPSAGYLAQMTEGIKTREKVDGIGSNNWAISGSKSATGYPILANDPHLNLTFPAIWYQIQLSSPTGNVNGVSLPGAPCVIIGYNQKVSWGVTNVDADVLDWYQVKFRDKTKSEYWYNNKWNPVKKRLEVISILGQQAETDTVLYTHHGPVVYETTAQKPKDEFEHIPVGDALRWIAHDESNEFLCFYNLNRAKNYADYREAISHFTAPAQNFIFASNDNDIAITPNGKFPLKYKEQGKYIMDGSDPANDWHGWIPADQNPTVKNPPRGFVSSANQSSTDPTYPYYINWRYEQYYRGKRINDRLTAMQKATVDSMRLMQSDNYSILAQDVLPALIKYIDPTKLSDDQAKAFGMIKQWDKHYAANSVGASIFNRWWANFYNLVWSDEFGAKGTYLKFPSYDRTEKLLLTEPNSKWFDNVHTPLKESCADMVSHAFYNTVDDLVRGHGKPGDKWQWGMVKETFINHMANLPGFGTGLFPAGGTGGVINALRGNNGPSWRMVVQMGPTVKGYGVFPGGESGNPGSFFFRNMFNTWKDGELNELLFLKSADESSARIKSTLTLNKK comes from the coding sequence ATGAAGTTTGTTAAAGCTTTCCTTTCCATCATCATTACCGCATTACTCATCGTAGTACTCGAAATCAAGATCGGGCCTGTTCCGGCTATCGGCGTGTTCCTGAACCCTTCTACCGGTTTCTGGCAAAATGCGGAAAGCAAGAACATCCTGCCTGCGGAAAAGCTGAAGCTTACCGGCTTGCTGGATGAGGTGATCATCCGTTATGATGAGAACCGGATCCCGCATATCTTCGCCAAAAACGATCACGACCTTTACTATGCCCAGGGCTTTGTAACCGCCCGCGACCGACTGTGGCAAATGGATATTCAAACCCGCAGTGCCGCCGGCAGGCTGGCCGAAGTGGTTGGCCCCAAAGCACTTGATATTGACCGTTACCATCGCCGCATGGGCATGGTGTATGGCGCCGAAAACGGCCTTAAAGGCATCATGGCCAACCCGCAAACCCGCACCATGGTAACCGCTTACACCGACGGAGTGAACAACTACATCCACTCGCTGAGCCCCAAAAGCTACCCGCTGGAGTTTAAGCTGCTGAACTACGCCCCCGAGGAATGGAAGCCAATTAACTGTATCTTCTTACTGAAGCTGATGTCTGAAACACTGGCAGGCGGCTCGGACCAGTTCGCCATGACCAACAACCTGCGCCGCTTTGGCCCGCAGGCGGTAAACGACCTTTTCCCTGATTATCCTTTTCATGAATCGCCCATTATCCCCGTGGGTACCAAATGGAACTTTAAGCCGCTGCCTATCCCCAAACCATCAGCAGGGTACCTCGCGCAGATGACCGAAGGGATCAAAACCCGTGAAAAAGTAGATGGCATTGGCAGTAATAACTGGGCGATATCTGGCAGTAAGTCGGCCACCGGCTACCCTATTTTGGCTAACGACCCGCACCTCAACTTAACGTTCCCCGCTATCTGGTATCAAATACAGCTGTCGTCGCCCACGGGCAACGTGAACGGTGTATCGCTGCCGGGTGCTCCTTGTGTGATTATCGGCTACAACCAGAAGGTGAGCTGGGGTGTTACCAACGTTGATGCCGATGTGCTGGACTGGTACCAGGTAAAATTCAGGGATAAAACCAAAAGCGAGTACTGGTACAACAACAAGTGGAACCCTGTTAAAAAGCGGCTGGAGGTGATCAGCATCCTGGGGCAGCAAGCTGAAACAGATACCGTGCTGTACACGCACCATGGCCCCGTGGTTTATGAAACTACAGCCCAAAAACCGAAGGATGAGTTTGAGCATATCCCCGTTGGAGATGCTTTGCGGTGGATAGCACACGATGAGTCGAACGAGTTTTTGTGCTTTTATAACCTTAATCGCGCTAAAAACTACGCAGATTACCGCGAGGCCATCTCTCACTTTACCGCCCCGGCGCAGAACTTCATCTTCGCCAGTAATGATAACGATATTGCTATAACTCCCAACGGGAAATTCCCCCTCAAATACAAAGAGCAGGGTAAATACATAATGGATGGCAGCGACCCCGCCAATGACTGGCACGGCTGGATCCCAGCAGACCAAAACCCGACGGTGAAGAACCCGCCGAGGGGCTTTGTAAGCTCGGCTAATCAATCGTCAACTGACCCTACTTATCCGTATTACATCAACTGGCGCTATGAGCAATACTATCGCGGCAAACGCATAAACGACCGCCTTACCGCCATGCAAAAAGCCACCGTTGACAGCATGAGGCTGATGCAAAGCGACAATTACAGCATCCTGGCACAGGACGTATTGCCTGCCCTGATCAAATACATTGACCCCACAAAGCTCAGCGATGACCAGGCCAAAGCCTTCGGCATGATAAAACAATGGGATAAACACTACGCCGCCAATTCGGTTGGTGCAAGTATCTTTAACAGGTGGTGGGCTAACTTCTATAACCTGGTTTGGTCGGATGAGTTTGGCGCAAAAGGAACCTACCTTAAATTCCCCTCGTACGATCGTACTGAAAAGTTGTTGCTAACCGAGCCAAATTCCAAATGGTTTGATAATGTGCATACTCCGTTAAAAGAAAGTTGCGCCGATATGGTAAGTCATGCTTTTTACAATACCGTTGACGACCTGGTGCGCGGGCATGGCAAACCTGGTGATAAGTGGCAATGGGGAATGGTAAAAGAAACATTCATCAACCACATGGCCAACTTACCAGGCTTCGGCACAGGACTGTTCCCGGCAGGGGGCACAGGTGGGGTTATCAATGCCTTGCGCGGCAATAACGGGCCGTCATGGCGAATGGTAGTGCAAATGGGGCCAACAGTAAAAGGCTATGGGGTGTTCCCAGGAGGTGAGTCCGGCAACCCGGGCAGCTTCTTTTTCCGCAACATGTTTAACACCTGGAAAGATGGCGAGCTGAATGAACTGCTGTTCTTAAAGTCGGCCGATGAAAGTTCAGCCAGGATCAAGTCAACCTTAACGCTTAATAAAAAGTAA
- a CDS encoding nuclear transport factor 2 family protein has product MEPKSNKTIVLECYRKIIRDLDLSLVDSYVHEDYIQHSPTVKDGRAGLLEMLAFLKTLPKPAVPGPSPIIRVIADGDLVAVHLDIEFMAQHVAVIDLFRLRNGKIAEHWDAGQPLAPIGDEPITMTNGRTAIDETADKQVSKTMIRDFYGELFRSERDDAVAKFLAHDYVEHNVANGLVNSTNGEFKVHRIIGEGDFVAAHVERLASGQSFAQMHLFRVAGGKVAEHWSVEQQVPETMAHGNGMF; this is encoded by the coding sequence ATGGAACCAAAATCCAATAAAACAATAGTACTGGAGTGTTATCGAAAAATAATCCGCGATCTTGACCTTTCTCTCGTTGATAGCTATGTGCATGAGGATTACATTCAGCACAGCCCAACTGTGAAAGACGGCCGGGCCGGTTTGCTCGAAATGTTGGCCTTTCTTAAAACGCTTCCAAAGCCGGCAGTGCCGGGGCCTTCGCCAATAATAAGGGTGATTGCTGACGGCGACCTGGTAGCTGTGCACCTGGATATTGAATTTATGGCGCAACATGTAGCTGTAATTGACCTTTTTCGCCTGCGCAATGGAAAGATAGCCGAGCATTGGGACGCAGGACAACCCCTTGCCCCAATCGGTGACGAACCAATTACAATGACCAACGGGCGCACAGCAATTGACGAAACAGCCGATAAGCAAGTCTCTAAAACAATGATCAGGGATTTTTATGGGGAATTATTTAGATCAGAACGGGACGATGCAGTTGCTAAATTCCTTGCGCATGATTATGTAGAACACAATGTTGCGAACGGCCTGGTGAATAGCACAAATGGTGAATTTAAAGTACACAGAATTATTGGTGAAGGCGATTTTGTTGCTGCCCATGTTGAACGCTTGGCCTCAGGGCAATCGTTTGCGCAAATGCACCTGTTCAGGGTAGCCGGCGGAAAAGTTGCGGAACACTGGAGCGTTGAACAGCAGGTTCCGGAAACCATGGCACACGGCAACGGGATGTTTTAA
- a CDS encoding CPBP family glutamic-type intramembrane protease, with protein sequence MFKELLAVNEYPNLLQQPNAAFTAKLWLLLKIYGVLFLAILFIAPLIIAADNFVVHVLHFKTINKVQHDSMRHFFQKLGYWKAFFYVGLLGPLLEETIFRLPLSLKKRDIAFAFSAAAFLFDSFLFKHISSPMLNIGIRLSISAIIYLACIFNIPNGLSIVDYRFRNQLIILSMCLFGLMHIANYSPIQWPVIWIYPVYVLPQLLMGWAITFVRFKNGFFWGFALHCIINMVSVMLSAGRI encoded by the coding sequence GTGTTTAAAGAACTGCTGGCCGTAAACGAATATCCAAACCTTTTGCAGCAACCAAATGCCGCTTTTACAGCAAAGTTGTGGTTGCTGCTCAAAATTTACGGCGTGCTTTTTTTGGCCATTCTGTTTATAGCGCCGCTTATAATCGCTGCCGACAATTTTGTGGTGCATGTGCTGCACTTTAAAACTATAAATAAAGTCCAGCATGACAGTATGCGGCATTTCTTTCAAAAACTGGGCTATTGGAAGGCGTTTTTCTATGTGGGCCTGCTAGGCCCGTTACTGGAGGAAACTATTTTCAGGCTGCCATTGTCATTAAAAAAACGGGACATTGCTTTCGCATTTTCAGCAGCTGCGTTTTTGTTTGATAGTTTTCTATTTAAGCACATTAGCTCGCCGATGTTAAATATTGGCATACGCCTTTCCATATCAGCCATTATTTACCTGGCTTGTATATTTAACATTCCCAACGGACTTTCAATTGTTGACTATCGTTTCCGCAATCAGCTCATTATCCTGTCAATGTGCTTGTTTGGTTTAATGCATATAGCAAACTATTCTCCTATCCAATGGCCAGTCATCTGGATCTATCCGGTATATGTGCTGCCACAGCTTTTAATGGGCTGGGCAATTACCTTTGTCCGCTTTAAAAACGGCTTTTTCTGGGGATTTGCCCTTCACTGTATCATCAACATGGTTTCCGTGATGCTTTCAGCAGGGCGAATTTAA
- a CDS encoding AMP-dependent synthetase/ligase, whose protein sequence is MNTAAERSTIPGLIRYIVKNIHPDTHTFMTHKVGDDWVEITYRKALENIDAISSWLLEIGIKKGDRLALIIENGPDYVYYDQALQQIGAINTSIYPTLSETEIEYILNDSGAKTILVGSPFLLRKIVKIANNCPALVRIIPAFDDFEKSIAKLSLNAGVVSLKQVIDEGLKMDDKYTSAIKSAREAILPSDLSCLIYTSGTTGTPKGVMLTHFNLTENARVSLIQIPIIEATDIFLSFLPLSHVFERTATYHICLFTGAKIAFAQSLDLLAKNMAEVRPTVMNCVPRLLERIHDRAMKNGTSAGGIKSNIFLWSLKIGKEVRLAHEAGKKPGIILSQQHKIAEKLVFSKIKEKTGGRLKIMLSGGGALPKNIGEFFGDLGIKILEGFGLTETSPVMAVTETDRIIYGTVGRIIPGIEVAIQNIDNQHIYTIQTHDTFKEDFQSEEGEIIVRGHCVMKGYWNKPEETASVIDAEGWFHTGDIGRYFKGNLQITDRLKNMLVNAYGKNIYPTPVENTYLKSPKIEQIFLIGDKREYITAIVVPAKETLQEAFNLSQEFFEKPDVFIDEKEIADWIGQDVKKYSSELAKFERVKNFRVKRNPFSIEDGEITPTMKAKRKVIEKKYAKIIDELYLQETEAD, encoded by the coding sequence ATGAACACGGCAGCTGAAAGATCAACCATTCCCGGCCTCATCCGCTATATCGTAAAAAACATCCATCCAGACACGCATACTTTTATGACCCATAAAGTAGGTGACGACTGGGTTGAGATCACCTATCGTAAGGCATTGGAAAACATTGATGCCATATCGTCGTGGTTGCTGGAAATCGGTATAAAAAAGGGAGACCGGCTGGCGCTGATCATTGAGAACGGGCCGGATTACGTTTATTACGACCAGGCGCTGCAGCAAATCGGGGCAATAAACACCTCCATTTATCCTACCTTGTCAGAAACCGAGATTGAATATATTTTGAATGATTCAGGCGCGAAAACCATTTTGGTAGGTAGCCCGTTCCTGTTACGCAAAATCGTAAAAATAGCCAATAACTGCCCGGCATTGGTTAGGATAATTCCGGCATTTGATGATTTTGAGAAATCCATAGCTAAATTAAGCCTGAATGCAGGCGTTGTAAGCCTTAAACAGGTGATAGACGAAGGCTTAAAAATGGATGATAAATACACGTCCGCCATTAAAAGTGCACGTGAAGCTATCTTGCCTTCTGATCTTTCCTGCTTGATTTATACTTCGGGCACTACAGGTACACCAAAAGGAGTTATGCTTACGCATTTCAATTTAACCGAAAATGCGCGGGTGAGTCTTATTCAAATCCCCATTATTGAAGCTACAGATATCTTCCTTTCGTTTTTGCCGCTGTCGCACGTATTTGAGCGCACGGCTACCTATCACATTTGCCTGTTCACGGGTGCCAAAATAGCTTTTGCACAAAGCCTGGACCTGCTGGCAAAAAACATGGCCGAAGTTAGGCCGACCGTTATGAACTGCGTACCCCGCCTTTTGGAGCGGATTCATGACCGGGCCATGAAAAATGGCACCAGCGCGGGTGGTATAAAATCAAACATATTTTTGTGGTCGCTTAAAATTGGCAAGGAAGTAAGGCTAGCGCATGAAGCGGGCAAAAAACCGGGCATCATACTTAGCCAGCAACATAAAATTGCCGAAAAGCTGGTATTTAGTAAAATAAAGGAAAAAACCGGCGGCAGGCTAAAGATCATGCTTTCCGGTGGGGGTGCGCTGCCCAAAAATATCGGTGAGTTTTTTGGCGACCTGGGCATAAAGATCCTGGAAGGATTTGGACTTACGGAAACGTCGCCCGTGATGGCCGTTACTGAAACCGACCGGATTATTTACGGAACCGTTGGCCGCATTATCCCGGGCATCGAGGTTGCCATACAAAATATTGATAACCAACACATTTATACCATACAAACCCACGATACTTTCAAAGAGGATTTTCAGTCGGAAGAAGGAGAGATCATCGTTCGCGGGCATTGTGTAATGAAAGGCTACTGGAACAAGCCCGAAGAAACAGCTTCAGTAATTGATGCCGAAGGATGGTTTCATACCGGCGATATCGGCAGATACTTTAAAGGTAACCTGCAAATAACCGACAGGCTAAAAAACATGCTGGTTAACGCTTATGGTAAAAACATCTATCCAACACCTGTTGAAAATACTTACCTCAAAAGCCCTAAAATTGAACAGATCTTTTTAATCGGCGATAAAAGGGAATACATAACAGCAATTGTCGTCCCGGCAAAAGAAACCCTGCAGGAGGCTTTTAATTTAAGCCAGGAGTTTTTCGAAAAACCTGATGTATTTATTGATGAGAAGGAAATTGCTGACTGGATAGGCCAGGATGTAAAGAAATATTCCAGTGAGCTTGCCAAGTTTGAGCGCGTGAAAAATTTCAGGGTAAAACGTAACCCATTCAGCATTGAAGACGGCGAAATAACACCCACCATGAAAGCTAAGCGAAAGGTGATTGAAAAAAAATACGCCAAAATTATTGATGAATTATATTTACAGGAAACCGAAGCAGATTAA